In Planctomycetaceae bacterium, the following are encoded in one genomic region:
- a CDS encoding flagellar basal body L-ring protein FlgH codes for MTGPHGNGRACLMLLASVCCGTSMECRADSLWEQRNPQRAYLFHDSRARRVGDLLTIVVSESTEVDNREDKALTKATSASGVFDIASSTGGDLGTSSANGSLNLNKDTDRKFSGEASYSNSRAITDRMTVMVVGVMPNGNLLLSGHRRIIIEGEARTLRVTGAVRAIDIGPDNTVASQYIANMQTAYESDGAERRFTRQGWLGRGINKIWPF; via the coding sequence ATGACCGGACCGCACGGAAACGGCCGCGCGTGCCTGATGCTGCTGGCGTCAGTGTGCTGCGGCACTTCGATGGAATGCCGCGCTGATTCGCTGTGGGAACAGCGGAATCCTCAGCGAGCGTACCTGTTTCACGATTCCCGCGCGCGGCGCGTCGGCGATCTGCTGACGATCGTTGTCAGCGAATCGACGGAAGTGGACAACCGTGAAGACAAGGCTCTGACGAAAGCCACTTCGGCTTCCGGTGTGTTCGACATTGCCAGTTCCACGGGAGGCGACCTGGGAACCAGTTCGGCCAACGGCAGTCTGAACCTGAACAAGGACACCGACCGCAAGTTTTCCGGCGAAGCCAGCTATTCGAATTCACGAGCCATCACCGACCGCATGACCGTGATGGTTGTCGGCGTGATGCCTAACGGAAACCTGCTGCTGTCCGGACACCGCCGCATCATCATCGAAGGTGAAGCCAGAACACTGCGAGTCACCGGAGCGGTGCGAGCCATCGACATCGGGCCGGACAACACAGTCGCGTCCCAATACATCGCCAACATGCAGACCGCCTACGAAAGCGACGGTGCCGAACGACGCTTCACTCGCCAGGGCTGGCTCGGTCGCGGAATCAACAAGATCTGGCCCTTCTGA